Proteins encoded by one window of Geobacter sp. DSM 9736:
- the shc gene encoding squalene--hopene cyclase, which translates to MTTSKHPISHALTSFNGIVMEPESGTAGKQAGKIHHLPTSLWKKREGEATDTLDAAIVRTRDFFFREQLPAGYWWAELESNVTITAEYLMLFHFMGIVNREKERKIANYLLSKQTKEGFWAIYYGGPGDLSTTVEAYFALKLAGYPAEHPAMAKARAFILEQGGIIKCRVFTKIFLALFGEFAWFGVPSMPIELMLLPNWAYFNMYEFSSWSRATIIPLSIVMTERPVRKLPERSRVQELYVRPPRPIDYTFTKENGILTWKNIFIGVDHLLKIYESNPIRPLKSKALGTAEKWVLEHQEPTGDWGGIQPAMLNSVLALHCLGYSNDHPAVAKGLEALANFAIETEEGLVLQSCVSPVWDTALALKALVDSGVPTDHPSLVKATQWLMDREVRKPGDWKVKSPNLEPGGWAFEFLNDWYPDVDDSGFVMMAIKDIEVKDRKGKEEKIRRGINWCLGMQSKNGGWGAFDKDNTKHLLNKIPFADLEALIDPPTVDLTGRMLELMGTFGYPKSHSAAVRALDFIKENQEPEGPWWGRWGVNYIYGTWSVLCGLAAIGEDLSQPYIKRAVNWIKSRQNMDGGWGETCESYHDPSLAGVGESTASQTGWALLALMAAGEAHSSTVARGIQYLLSTQKPDGTWDEDQYTGTGFPKYFMIKYHIYRNCFPLSALGTYRSLTGKKM; encoded by the coding sequence GGACCCGAGACTTCTTCTTCCGCGAGCAGCTACCGGCAGGCTACTGGTGGGCCGAGTTGGAGTCCAACGTAACCATCACCGCCGAATACCTCATGCTCTTTCACTTCATGGGGATCGTGAACAGGGAGAAAGAGCGGAAGATCGCCAACTACCTCCTGAGCAAGCAGACCAAGGAAGGCTTCTGGGCCATATACTACGGCGGTCCCGGCGACCTCTCCACAACCGTCGAAGCCTACTTCGCCCTGAAACTCGCCGGCTATCCCGCCGAACACCCGGCCATGGCCAAAGCCCGGGCTTTCATCCTGGAGCAGGGTGGGATAATCAAGTGCCGGGTCTTCACCAAGATATTCCTCGCGCTGTTTGGAGAATTCGCATGGTTCGGGGTTCCGTCGATGCCCATCGAGCTCATGCTCCTCCCCAACTGGGCTTACTTCAACATGTACGAGTTCTCCAGCTGGTCCCGCGCGACGATCATACCGCTCTCCATCGTAATGACGGAGCGTCCCGTACGAAAACTCCCCGAGAGGTCACGGGTGCAGGAACTATACGTCCGGCCCCCCCGCCCCATCGACTATACCTTCACCAAGGAAAACGGCATCCTCACCTGGAAGAACATCTTCATCGGCGTCGATCACCTGCTGAAGATATACGAGAGCAACCCGATCCGCCCCCTCAAGAGCAAGGCGCTGGGAACCGCGGAGAAATGGGTCCTGGAACACCAGGAGCCGACCGGGGATTGGGGGGGAATCCAGCCCGCAATGCTCAACTCGGTTCTCGCCCTCCACTGCCTCGGCTATTCCAACGATCATCCCGCCGTGGCCAAGGGACTCGAAGCTCTCGCCAACTTCGCCATAGAAACCGAGGAGGGTCTCGTACTCCAGTCGTGCGTTTCCCCGGTCTGGGACACGGCCCTCGCACTGAAGGCCCTGGTGGATTCGGGAGTCCCGACGGACCACCCATCCCTCGTAAAGGCCACCCAGTGGCTCATGGACCGGGAGGTCCGGAAACCGGGGGACTGGAAGGTGAAAAGTCCGAACCTTGAGCCGGGGGGTTGGGCATTCGAATTCCTCAATGACTGGTACCCCGATGTGGACGATTCCGGCTTCGTCATGATGGCCATAAAAGATATCGAGGTGAAAGACCGGAAGGGGAAGGAAGAGAAAATCAGACGCGGCATCAACTGGTGCCTCGGAATGCAGAGCAAGAACGGAGGGTGGGGGGCCTTCGACAAGGACAATACGAAGCACCTCCTCAACAAGATACCCTTCGCCGACCTTGAGGCGCTCATCGATCCGCCGACCGTCGACCTTACGGGAAGAATGCTTGAATTGATGGGGACCTTCGGCTATCCTAAATCCCATTCGGCCGCGGTCCGCGCCCTCGACTTCATCAAGGAGAACCAGGAGCCGGAAGGTCCCTGGTGGGGTCGCTGGGGGGTCAACTACATCTATGGAACCTGGTCGGTGCTGTGCGGACTTGCCGCCATCGGTGAAGACCTGTCCCAGCCGTACATCAAGCGGGCCGTCAACTGGATCAAGTCGCGGCAGAACATGGACGGCGGCTGGGGAGAGACGTGCGAATCGTATCATGACCCGTCCCTTGCGGGTGTGGGAGAAAGCACCGCATCCCAGACCGGATGGGCGCTTCTCGCTCTCATGGCCGCAGGAGAGGCCCACTCTTCAACGGTAGCCCGCGGCATACAATACCTTCTGTCTACCCAGAAGCCAGACGGGACCTGGGACGAAGACCAATACACCGGCACCGGGTTCCCGAAGTACTTCATGATCAAGTACCACATCTACCGCAACTGCTTCCCCCTGAGCGCCCTTGGAACCTACCGTTCCCTTACGGGGAAGAAGATGTAA